The genomic region TGATATTCTGTTAGGCATTTACTCGGTCTTTTTTTGGGGGTTTTGATGGATGGATTTACTCACGCCAGTTGCAGCATCTTGCATGAAAAACTGTCCCCGATACTATACTCACGTCTATACTGAGTTGCACcatatttttttttggttttgatggatggatggattcaGTTTACTCTCGTTTTTGCCAGTTGCACCATTTTTCATGGCCGATTGCAGCATCTCTCGTTTGAGACTATACTGACGTCTCTCGTTTGAGACTGAGTTTTAGACACACCAGTGgatgtttgttttattttattGATGATGGTGCTTGCAACACAAGTCTATAGGACACGCCGATGGTGACCTGCTCTGTGTAAAATGCGTCACTAATGTGGACTTATTGTGCCCGAGCAGGATAGTAGGTGGAGATCCGGTGGCCTGAGGGTCCAATTGTACTATACATCCCCGACAGCGAAAGGAGCACCTTGGACATGGGCGGCCGCGCCCGGGGCTCCCGAGCCACGCACCTCAATGCCAAAGCGAGCATGGCCAACACCACGTCCAGCGGGTACTGCCCGTGCAGCCGGCCATCGATGAACGCCGTCACCCTGTCCAGCAGGTCGTCCTTGGCGTCGTCGCCCTCGCGCAGACGGCCCGGCCGTTCCGCCTCCTCCCAAAGCAGCACCACCTTCCCGTAGTTCCCACGGCCGCCGGAGCCGTCCAGTgccaccgccgcctccttcccTGACAAGAGCTCAAGCAGGACGACGCCGAACGCGAACACGTCGAGCTGGGGGCCGATCAGCCCGTGCTCCACGTACTCGGGCGCTAGGTAACCCTGCGTGCCCACCACGTTCCGGGTCATCCACAGGCCGCCGTCCTCGGCGTCGGCGTCGACAGTGATCGCGCATGCGAGGCCGAAGTTTGAGAGCTTGGCGCGGAAGCACGCGTTGAGAAGGATGTTGCTGCTCTTGAGATTCTTGTGCACGTAGGGAGCGTCCGTGTAGTTGTGCAGGTAGTTCAGCCCCGCTGCCACGTCCAGAGCCACCTGCATGCGCTGGCTCCACCCGAGCACCTCGCCGCCGTGGACGTGGAGCCAGTCGCCGAGCGCGCCGTTCTCGGCGAACTCGAACACCATGTACATGTTGCCGCCGTGCATGCAGATGCCCGACAGGCGGATGAGGCTTGAGTGGTTGAGGCGCCCCAGGACGCTCACCTCGGCCTCAGCGCTGACGTCGTCGCCGGGCACGCGCTTCACGGCCGCGGCACCGCCGTTGATCACCGCGCGGTAGACCGACGAGTTACCGATGCGCTGCTCCCCCGAGAAACCTGATGTAGCCCTCTCTAGATCCCCGTAGTCGTGCATGGTCAGCGACCACACCGCCTCGCGCACGTCCACTGCCTCCACCGTCGGCCACATGAAAGCTCCCTTCGCCGGAGCCTGCCATGAGGTGGTCTTCGTGTTCCGGTGGCCGTGCCGGCAGCACCGACGCCATAGCAAGAAGAGAGCGAGCACGGCACCCAAAGCAAGAGCGCTGCATCCAGCACCAACGCCGACGGTGACCCACCACCGGCTGGATTCACTGGAAGTCACCGGCGGGACCAAATCAGATGACGATGCTGGTGGCGGTGCCGGAGGCTCCGGCAAAACTGCCGCCATTTGAGACGTGGGCGGGTCCTTGAGCGGAACCAGCATGGTGGTGAACGGGAACACGGTGGTGTCGTCCTCGATGCTGTTGGCATGAAGCAGGGCCTGGTGGTCCGCGCCGAAGCGTTTAGCGACGGTGAACGCGTAGTCGTCCCAGTCAAGGACGTAGGTGACGAGGTACCTCACCCCGGCCGCGGCCTGCGCGGCGGACGGGCACGCGCAGCGGAGCGGCACGGTGAGCGCTACGCCGGGGTGGATGTCGCTGTCGCGCGCGGGGTTCTGCGCCATGAGGGCCTGGCAGGTGGAGAGCCCCTGGTACGTCTCGCTGGCGATGGAGAAGTAGGTCTCGCCGCGGAACTGGACGGCGTAGGCGGCGTCGTGCTGGTAGCGGCCGGCGGCCGTGCAGGCGCAGGGGACGGGGACGAGGAGCAGGGTGTTGTTCCTGACCGGGGACGCGACGGGCACGTCGTTGGCCGCGGTGATGGCAGGCGCGCTGGCGTTGAGGAGGTAGGCGACGGTGACTGGGGAGCTGTAGCTCGGCAGGTCGGAGCGGAAGGCGACGTAGGTGGCGCATGCCAGGAGGCTGGAGGTGTTGGTGCAGGTGTAGCCGAGGACGGAGCTGCCGTTGTTGGCGTAGCAGTCGGACTGTGCGTTGGCCTGGTACTCCTGCTGCGCTGCGGCTAGCGGGAACACCGCCAGCGCGAGGAGGACGTGGTGGACGGTGATGGCCATTGCTATGGCGGCTGCTGGGGCATGGCCCGAGATGGGGCATGGTCAAGCTTACTTGTACCTGTCAATGGCAATGGTCACCATGTACTCAGTCAAGTGTGATCGGGACGACTTTTCCAACCATTTGTTGCGCAAGAGCTCAGCTGGCTGGACAAGACAAGAAACCCCACACCAACTTTCAGCTGGGTGGGCCCAGAATCGTCAGCATCCTCCGTGACGTCGTGCCAAGTCTTGTGAAAGAGTACACACGATCTTGGTCGTTTTTTTTTGCGGGCCCACGATCTTGGTCGTTGACGCTAAGGCCCTGTTtgtttcataagtcctaggacttttttaagtcccaacttataagttataagtccctacctgtttgtttacagggacttataagtcccgagtccctacctgtttgtttaCACGACTTATAAGTCCATATTGCATCGCTGCAACGAGGCTCAGGAGAGGGCTTGTCCGGCGATTGGAGGCACCGCTGCAACAAACCGAGGTAGAACGAACCGAGgcagggcggcgacggggcggcgaaccgaggcagaacgaaccgaggcggggcgacgacggggcgacaggcggggcggcgatggggcgataggcggggcgacgacggggcgagaggcggggcggtgacggggcgagaggcggggcggcggcggcgattggacCGAGAGGCAGGCGGCGTGCGGGGAACGAGCCTGGAGCGACGCGGGGTAGGTCCGGCCCGGGATAAGTCCCAATAAGCTCCTCCATGAGAGTCTTATTTGATAAGTCCCAAATCACCACAATAAGTCCCAATAAGTCCCTTGTGTTTGGTTTAggtgggacttatagggacttttttaagtccctaaaccaataagtccctggaaacaaacaccctctaatgaAAACATGCGCGCACAATGTGCAACATAGGAGACAACCATCAAGGGTCCACCACGTAGCGAAACTCTAAGGCGACGGGAGGGCGATTGCTTGGCGATCAACCTCtcgtgctagggttagggttttctctTGCGGGGGTGGTTGGTTTTAGGTGGCGAAGGGGAAGCAACTGCGCGGCCCTGGTCTACCGATCAAGTGTTCGTCTCCTCCGCTAAGGGGCGGTGCCAATGGCGGAGAGGCGGATagagaaggaggcggtgtccaTGGACAAGATTGCATCTGAGGAGGGGAAGAGGACGAAGATGGCAACCGCTTCGACGTCTAAGGCTTCCCCGGCGAATCAAGATGGTGACGGCGCTGACTGCTACGGCCGGTGAAGCGACGTCCACGCCGACGaagaaagtgttggaaatatgccctagaggcaataataaaatggttattattgtatttccttgttcatggtaattttctattattcatgctataattgtattgaccggaaaccgcaatacatgtgtgaatacatagaccacaacatgtccctagtgagcctctagttgactagctcgttgatcaacagatggtcatggtttcctgaccatggacattggatgtcattgataacgggatcacatcattaggagaatgatgtgatggacaagacccaatcctaagcctagcacaagatcatgtagttcgtatgctaaagcttttctaaatgttacgtatcttttccttagaccatgattgtgcaactcccggataccgtaggaatgctttggttgcaccaaacgtcacaacgtaactgggtggctataaaggtacactacgggtatctccgaaagtgtctgttgggttggcacgaatcgagactgggatttgtcactccttgtgacggagaggtatctctgggcccactcggtaggacatcatcataatgtgcacagtgtgatcaaggagttgatcgcgggctgatgtgttacggaatgagtaaagagacttgccggtaacgagattgaacaaggtatcggtataccgacgatcgaatctcgggcaagtactataccgctagacaaagggaattgtatacgggattgattgaatccttgacatcgtggttcatctgatgagatcatcatggaacatgtgggagcgaacatgggtatccagatcccgctgttggttattggccggagaggtgtctcggtcatgtctgcatgattcccgaacccgtagggtctacacacttaaggttcgatgacgctagggttataagggaagtttgtatgtggttactgaatgttgtccggagtcccggatgagatcccggacgtcacgaggagttccggaatggtctggaggtaaagaatgatatataggaagagaggttttggccaccggaagtattTCGGGGGTCACctgtaatgtaccgggaccaccggaagggttccgggggatcaccgggaggggccaccagccccggaggcttgcatgggcctagagtggaaagggaccagccccatagtgggct from Triticum aestivum cultivar Chinese Spring chromosome 4A, IWGSC CS RefSeq v2.1, whole genome shotgun sequence harbors:
- the LOC123084337 gene encoding protein LYK5-like, yielding MAITVHHVLLALAVFPLAAAQQEYQANAQSDCYANNGSSVLGYTCTNTSSLLACATYVAFRSDLPSYSSPVTVAYLLNASAPAITAANDVPVASPVRNNTLLLVPVPCACTAAGRYQHDAAYAVQFRGETYFSIASETYQGLSTCQALMAQNPARDSDIHPGVALTVPLRCACPSAAQAAAGVRYLVTYVLDWDDYAFTVAKRFGADHQALLHANSIEDDTTVFPFTTMLVPLKDPPTSQMAAVLPEPPAPPPASSSDLVPPVTSSESSRWWVTVGVGAGCSALALGAVLALFLLWRRCCRHGHRNTKTTSWQAPAKGAFMWPTVEAVDVREAVWSLTMHDYGDLERATSGFSGEQRIGNSSVYRAVINGGAAAVKRVPGDDVSAEAEVSVLGRLNHSSLIRLSGICMHGGNMYMVFEFAENGALGDWLHVHGGEVLGWSQRMQVALDVAAGLNYLHNYTDAPYVHKNLKSSNILLNACFRAKLSNFGLACAITVDADAEDGGLWMTRNVVGTQGYLAPEYVEHGLIGPQLDVFAFGVVLLELLSGKEAAVALDGSGGRGNYGKVVLLWEEAERPGRLREGDDAKDDLLDRVTAFIDGRLHGQYPLDVVLAMLALALRCVAREPRARPPMSKVLLSLSGMYSTIGPSGHRISTYYPARAQ